A single Amphiura filiformis chromosome 8, Afil_fr2py, whole genome shotgun sequence DNA region contains:
- the LOC140159589 gene encoding uncharacterized protein encodes MGSPVVSPLAANIFMEYLEESAIMTAPIECKPKLWKRYVDDILEVVAKDAVIPLTDHINQVDDTQSIKFTFEKEVDGKIPFLDTLIVRREDGSVKLLVYRKATHTNQYLNFKSHHPLHQKLGVVRTLLDRKDKIVTEDQDKRRRRR; translated from the coding sequence ATGGGTAGCCCCGTCGTGTCCCCATTAGCAGCCAACATCTTTATGGAATACTTAGAGGAATCAGCCATCATGACTGCCCCTATTGAATGCAAGCCCAAGCTTTGGAAAAGATACGTCGACGACATTCTGGAAGTAGTAGCCAAAGACGCAGTTATACCGCTTACTGACCATATTAACCAAGTCGATGACACACAGTCCATCAAATTCACTTTCGAGAAAGAAGTCGACGGAAAGATACCATTCTTAGACACTCTAATTGTTCGCCGCGAAGATGGGTCCGTGAAGCTTTTAGTTTATCGCAAAGCCACCCACACAAACCAGTACTTGAACTTCAAATCACACCATCCCCTACATCAAAAACTTGGGGTAGTTCGCACACTGTTAGATAGGAAAGACAAGATTGTCACCGAAGATCAGGacaagaggaggaggagaagataa